One Methanococcus aeolicus Nankai-3 DNA segment encodes these proteins:
- a CDS encoding stage II sporulation protein M, translating to MKIYKTLPIVLFIIGFIYGLFIPLDIFKSTSINSCSVLPTYSFFGILVNNIKIVFYNLVGGIFLIPVICNLLYNGFALAIQYKALALIKNWFFVIITVIPHGIFEIPAMLISAVAGFKIPYEVIQYLRDKKEKPITEEDIKEFLKLALISIVLIIIAAFVEVYITPKIANYLLNK from the coding sequence ATGAAAATATATAAAACATTACCTATCGTGTTATTCATAATAGGATTTATTTATGGTTTATTCATACCGCTTGATATATTCAAAAGTACATCTATAAATTCATGCAGTGTTTTACCGACCTATTCATTTTTTGGAATTTTAGTTAATAATATTAAAATAGTGTTTTATAATTTAGTAGGGGGTATTTTTTTAATCCCAGTAATTTGTAATTTATTATATAATGGATTTGCACTAGCAATTCAATACAAAGCATTAGCATTAATAAAAAATTGGTTTTTTGTGATTATAACAGTAATTCCACACGGTATATTTGAAATTCCAGCAATGCTTATATCAGCAGTAGCAGGTTTTAAAATCCCGTATGAAGTTATTCAGTATCTAAGAGATAAGAAAGAAAAACCAATAACAGAAGAAGATATAAAAGAATTCCTAAAATTGGCACTAATTTCAATAGTATTAATAATCATAGCAGCTTTCGTAGAGGTTTATATTACTCCTAAAATTGCTAATTATTTATTAAATAAATAA
- a CDS encoding YIP1 family protein: MIKSILLTPKIFFEKTVKNKHNLKIPIFITLVFGLTIFLQSSLPYLRFWNIFQNDEKIIILTMLVMFFVFGVCISFLLLFIITSIFWIGAKLLFKKIGNFKKTLEIVGYGFLPIIFGNIAYLIIWLACMYNISPEIIHVIQNHPQYLLAVSEALIPNEVYYVLILINIISCIWSSLLWAEGLKQLYCVKFLKSLSLTIMILLLLISLQLLTIIFG; encoded by the coding sequence ATGATAAAAAGTATTTTACTAACTCCCAAAATATTTTTTGAAAAAACTGTAAAAAATAAACATAATCTAAAAATTCCAATATTTATTACATTAGTATTTGGACTTACTATATTCTTACAATCATCTTTACCATATTTAAGATTTTGGAATATATTTCAAAATGATGAAAAGATTATTATATTGACTATGCTTGTAATGTTTTTTGTTTTTGGAGTTTGTATATCTTTTTTATTATTATTTATAATAACCTCTATATTTTGGATTGGTGCAAAACTATTATTTAAAAAAATTGGAAATTTCAAGAAAACATTAGAAATTGTTGGCTATGGATTCTTACCAATAATATTTGGAAACATTGCCTATTTAATTATATGGCTTGCTTGTATGTATAATATTTCTCCAGAAATAATACATGTTATTCAAAATCATCCGCAATATTTACTTGCAGTAAGTGAAGCATTAATTCCTAATGAAGTATATTATGTATTAATCTTAATTAATATTATCTCATGTATTTGGAGCTCATTACTTTGGGCAGAGGGGTTAAAACAGCTATATTGTGTAAAATTTTTAAAATCATTATCTCTTACAATAATGATATTACTATTATTAATAAGTTTGCAGTTGTTAACTATTATATTTGGCTAA
- a CDS encoding stage II sporulation protein M: protein MKVLNLIIKNKYCIILSISSFILGIVFGELINISLDDSDQPLSKENNVRGNISNFNNFISILINNLKSTFILVLGFLSFGITTFIGLFINGICNSILLSDFDTQSFLYIVPHGIFEIPAMFIAGAAGFKIPYEITLYLLDKKEKPITGEDIKEFLKLAFISIFLIVIAAYVEVYITPKIANILLKLIR, encoded by the coding sequence ATGAAAGTTCTAAATTTAATAATCAAAAACAAGTATTGTATTATACTATCAATCAGTTCGTTTATTTTAGGGATAGTATTTGGGGAATTAATAAATATTTCATTGGATGATAGCGATCAACCACTATCAAAAGAGAATAATGTTAGAGGAAATATCTCAAATTTTAATAATTTCATTTCAATACTTATCAATAATCTCAAATCCACATTTATTCTTGTTTTAGGTTTTTTATCCTTTGGAATAACAACATTTATTGGATTGTTTATTAATGGCATATGTAACTCAATACTCCTTTCTGATTTTGACACGCAATCTTTTTTATATATTGTTCCACATGGAATCTTCGAGATTCCTGCGATGTTTATTGCAGGGGCGGCAGGCTTTAAAATTCCTTACGAAATAACTCTTTATCTCTTAGATAAAAAAGAAAAACCAATAACAGGGGAAGATATTAAAGAGTTCTTAAAATTGGCATTTATATCTATTTTTTTAATTGTTATAGCGGCTTATGTGGAAGTATATATTACTCCAAAAATAGCAAATATTTTATTAAAGTTAATAAGGTGA